The following is a genomic window from Opitutus sp. ER46.
CCTGCGGGCCGTTGTTCTCCCAGACGTTCCCCGGGCCGTTGGCGTTCTGCAGGAACTTGTCCTCCGGGCACCAGTTGTCGCGCACGGTCACGTTTGAAGAACCCTCATCCGTGTAGAGGTAGAACCAGTGGTTGGGGCGGTCGACGTAACGGCTGATCACGATCTCATCCACGACGTTCTCCGTCACCCGCGTGCCTGCCTGCGCCGACAGCGTGTACACGCCGCCGATATCGCAGAGCCGCGTCGCCACGCGTCGGATACGATTCGCGTGCACGCGGTTGTCCCGCGAGGCGTTCACCGTCTTCGTCCAGCCCCAGCCCACGCTGATCCCCGTGTAGGAGCTGTCCGCAATGTCGTTGTGCTCGATGGCGATCTCCCGGGCGTATCCGGAGCCGATGGCCACGCAGCCCCAGTCGACGTTCGCGGTGTCGCGCAGCACGTTGTTCGCGATCCGCACGCGCGCGACCACCACGCGGTCGTCCTGCGGCGCGTACGGCACATGCGTCTCCACCCCACCCTCCTGGAACGAGCCGAGTTGGATGCCGTTGCCGCCGACGTCGGTGAACCGGCACCCCTCGACCAGCGCGTCCTGCACGCCGTCCACAAGGTCCAAGGCCGAAGCCGCGGTGTGCCTGAACTCGCAGCGCAGGAAGCCGACGTGCCGCGCGCCGCTGACCGCGACCGCGGCGGGAATCCGCTCGATCCACGCCTGGTTCTCGAGGCTCTTCTTGTCGGGCGTGCCCGGCGGATTGATGCCGTACGCCTCGACGATCGGCATGCCGGCCTGCAGCGGGACATGCCCGGAGCGGTTCGGCTCGAGCCAGCTCGAATGCGCAAACCCGACGTTGCGGAAGTACACGTGCTCGACGGGACGATCGAGGGTGCCGAGCACGCGCACCAGTTGCTCCAGCACCGGCACCGTCACCTCATCGCGCGCCGGGTCCTGGCCGCGCTCGGGCCAGTAATAGATCCGGCCATTCGCCGGGTCCTGAAACCACTCGCCCGGCGCATCCAGGAACTCGATCGCGTTGGCGAGATGGAA
Proteins encoded in this region:
- a CDS encoding right-handed parallel beta-helix repeat-containing protein, giving the protein MTTHSRPDSCSRRPGVRPPQIWRGWLAGLGLALVTATGFAAPAEFWVAPDGNDRADGTREQPLASPGMALRKVRELRRLNDAKVAEGGRIILRGGVYQLAEPLFVRVEDTATAVAPTIFESAVGEQAWLSGGVPVGGWTKAEAVEGLPTAARGQVWVAEAPKLGGRPLALRDLWVKGSRATRARTPNGGEMSQLVGWDRKEQFATIPATLVSGLRGPGALEMVVAQQWEVAFLRVKALTVTGETAKVTFMAPESAREFQHPWPQPILPPEGGGAFHLANAIEFLDAPGEWFQDPANGRIYYWPERGQDPARDEVTVPVLEQLVRVLGTLDRPVEHVYFRNVGFAHSSWLEPNRSGHVPLQAGMPIVEAYGINPPGTPDKKSLENQAWIERIPAAVAVSGARHVGFLRCEFRHTAASALDLVDGVQDALVEGCRFTDVGGNGIQLGSFQEGGVETHVPYAPQDDRVVVARVRIANNVLRDTANVDWGCVAIGSGYAREIAIEHNDIADSSYTGISVGWGWTKTVNASRDNRVHANRIRRVATRLCDIGGVYTLSAQAGTRVTENVVDEIVISRYVDRPNHWFYLYTDEGSSNVTVRDNWCPEDKFLQNANGPGNVWENNGPQVSPEIKRRAGVQAAFKDLVPADPEPRTVDTPRK